A DNA window from Salarias fasciatus chromosome 23 unlocalized genomic scaffold, fSalaFa1.1 super_scaffold_20, whole genome shotgun sequence contains the following coding sequences:
- the LOC115384267 gene encoding tubulin beta chain-like, with translation MSNFFDTRNMMAACDPRHGRYLTVEAVFRGRVSMKEVDEQLLNVQNKNSSYLVEWIPNSVKTAVCDIPPRGLKMSATCIGNNTALQELFKRISEQFTAMFHRKT, from the coding sequence ATGTCTAACTTCTTCGACACCAGGAACATGATGGCTGCCTGCGACCCCCGCCACGGCCGCTACCTGACCGTGGAGGCCGTGTTCCGCGGGCGGGTGTCCATGAAGGAGGTAGACGAGCAGCTGCTGAATGTGCAGAACAAGAACAGCAGCTACTTGGTAGAATGGATCCCCAACAGCGTGAAGACGGCCGTGTGCGACATCCCACCACGCGGCCTCAAGATGTCCGCCACCTGCATCGGGAACAACACGGCCCTCCAGGAGCTCTTCAAGCGCATCTCGGAGCAGTTCACCGCCATGTTCCACCGCAAGACTTGA